GACGCTGGTTTGACGCCTGAGCTTGGTTTGGTGGGTGATGAGGCGTTTGAATTTCAGTGCCCGGGGCCGGGTCGTGGCCCAACAAGTGCTGCTCCAGAGCTTCGAGTTCCCTAGCATGGGACTGGTTGAAATCGCGAGCGGCTTCGGAACCGCCGTCCCTGTGGGATCCCTGGGCTGGCTGGGCCTGGTCCGGGCTCACTGGGCGTCGACCGGATTCGCCGGAGCCTTGCCCAGCTTGGTCTGAACTCTGGTCGGATGAAGACCCATTGGCATCGTTTGGCATCCTGGTCTGGTGGTCCTGCTGGGCATTTCGCCCAGCGGATGCGTCCGCGAGAGCTGTTCTGGAAGGCTGGCTTTCCGCCGGCTGGCTGGCTTGTGATGCACCGCCGTCGGGTGCTGCCGCCGCCTGTGATCTCTCGCCTTGCTGGGCGGTGGCTACGGTGGCAGAGCCTTGAGCGGGTCGGGAGGAGGGGGTCTGTTGGGGCGTCCCGGCAGGCTGGGATGCTGCGACCTGATCTTGGGGCGACGAAGGCTGGGTGGCCGTCATCTGGTCCGAGCTCGCCTCCTTTGAATCGGCGGCGATGTGGTCGGCGGTGTCGGCTGGCTGACTCGCGGGGGCGGGGGTGTCCTTTTCGTCTTTTCTGGGCTCCTTCTGGTCGCTCTTCTTGTCGGCGGTGGCCAGCGTGTCGGCGTTGCGGACCACGAGCCGGCGCGGAGGGCTGTTGGTCCGCTGGTGTGACGGCTGACCCTTGAGGTCCTCGCGGTTGTCCCAGACGGACACCCACCACTCGATGACATTGCCGGATCGAGCGTTCATCTTCGCGAGGGGTACCTGTTCGCGCAATGCGGCCGCACCGCCACTGGTCCGCGGCGGCAATGGGAGGGCAATCTCCCGAGGTGTATCTTCTGCGTTCTCCAGCCGATAGGCCAGTACGGCCCTGGTCAGGCCGAAGTCATCCTGAAGGGTGGCCTGGAGCGGCAAGGCATCCTCGGGCAGAAGTTCGGTCTCGGGAGCGGGCCGATCGACGGCGACGGTCGGCGGCTGATCGGGTCGCGCCCGGATCGAGAATCGCAAGCTATCGCGATTCGGCTGTTGGTAGGCGTCTTTGAACTCGATGCGGTATTCGTCGTCGGTCACCACCTGGAAAGTCGCGGTGACTTCCTTGGGTTGCTGAGCTGAAGGCTCGGGCAGCAGGAGCACGTTTCTGGCAGGTGGATGGCCGAAAACGATGACCGGATCGCGGGCGGGCACGTTGGTAGCGGCCTTGACCGTGACGATTGTGCCGACCACAGCGTCGATCTGGCCGCCGGGCTGGGTGGTTGGGACCAGGCGGGTGTAGCGAGGGTACTCGCAGCACACGTTGACGCCGGTGACTTCGGGGACTGGGCGAATCTCCAGTCGCCGGATCTCGGAGCAGGCGTCGCCGGCCACGATCTGCCAAGCCATGGATTCGCGGAGATCGCGTCCGGCCTTGATCGCTTTCCACTGCCGGCCGGTGGGATCGGGCAGCAGGGTGAGTTGTTGCCCCACTGTCCAGGTTGTCCCCCCGTCGGGGCTGAACCGGACCGTAGCCGTCTCCGGCCGCCGTCCGTCGACCCGAGCGGTGAACTCGACCGGTTCGCCGCGGACCACGGACGCGCCATCTGGGGGGGTGGTTTCGACGATCTGGGTTCGCGTCGGGGCGGGGAGATGGGAACCGAACGCCCGCTTGATGCTGGGCATGACTGGCTTGGGGGCAGCCAGCGCGTAGGCCAGCAGGAGGACGACTGCGCCAGCGTTGACCCATGCTCCCAGGCGCAGCCGTCGCGTGGAGACGATCCGGCGAACGTCCACCTGGTCGAGATCGCGGACCGCCCGGTCCATCACCGCGAAGCGAATCGAGCCGGGCACCTCGCGGTGGCGCGAGATCTGAATGGCGTCGACCAGGGCATTGCGGAGGTCGGGGTGGGCGTGCTCGATCAGCCGGGCGGCGTAGAGGTCGTTGATGCGGCGAACGAGGGGCAGGACGCCGGCCAGGGCCAGCCAGACACTGCTTCCCACCAGGAACACGGCCAGAGCCGCGTGCCGGAGGGGGTCGGGGACGCCGCCGGTCAAGCGGTGATCGATCATGATGAAAATCAGGAGCCAGAGGACGACCGCTGCCGACCAGGCTGCCCCGGCCATCGCCAGTGATACCACCTTCAGCCGCGTCTTGGTGAGCCGAAGGGCAGCCTCGAGATCAACTTCTGAGGGAAGGCGGGAGGACATCGTCTATATTATAGAAGTGATCAGAGCGAAGTGCGAGGGGATGGACAGGATTCGTCATGTCAGCCTGTCCCTTCTCTTCATCTGGTCTAGCTCGCCGGCTTCCGTGATGGCTGCCCCGCCATCACGATCTCCAGGGCCTTCTGCGTCGACGCCTCGGTCCCCGGCCCAAGACGAAGCAGAGAAGAGTCAAGTATCTCATAAAAGAACTGCATCTGTTCCTGTTCGTTCAAGGTTTCATGCTCCTGTCGCGCCACGCAGGACTTTTGCCGCTGGCGCGTACTTGATTTCCATCACCTACTGATGAACCGCTTGTTGGAATCTCGAGGGGTCATCCGAAGCCGGGCCGCGCATGGCGACCGACGAGCCATGACGCTCCAAAGGAAGTGAGACCGCGGCTTCGGCATCAGGCAGTAGCCATGAACCGGGAATGTACCACGCCGTCCCGACCAGAATCAACAGCCCTGTTTCCTGCTGAAACGCTCAGGGACGGTGACACCTCGGGCGGCATCCGAATCTGACAAGCCCGCTGAAGGGAACTGCGACGACCCACGAGAAGGGAGGTGGCTCGCGGCGAACCGGTCGTGAAACGACCGGCCCGGGGATGCGTGTTTAGCGGGAAGAGTCGCTGTAGCACCTGGGAACGAAGCGACCTGGGAATGCAGGCCATGACCGCTCAAGAACCCGAGATGAGGTTCGCACCTGCACTGCCACGGAGACATATGGGGCATTGACCCGGCGTTCCCTTGCGTTAGTCCTGCTTGCAGCGTAATTTGGGCACGTTTTGAGCAACGCAGGAGACAGGTTGGCGATTGTTCGCGTTGGGATCGGCACGGACCTTCATCGGCTGGCCGAGGGTGGTCGGTTGATCCTGGGGCATGTGGTCATCGAGCATACGCAGGGGCCGGTGGCACACAGCGACGGGGACGTGGTCCTGCATGCCATGATTGACGCCTTGGCGGGTGCGGCGGGGCTGCCGGATATTGGGGAGATGTTCCCGGACACGGACCCGGCCTGGCGCGGAGCAGACAGCGGTGAGCTGCTGACTGCGGCGCTGGCGAAGGTGGCCGCGAGGGGTTATCGGGTCGTAAACGTGGACGCGACGATCCACGCCCAACAACCCAAGCTGGGGCCATACAAGATTGCGATCCGAGCGGAGGTGGCCCGGCTGCTGGGGATACCGCTCGATGCGGTGAGCATCAAAGCGAAGACAGGCGAAGGGCTTGATGCCGTCGGCCGCGCGGAGGCGATCGCCTGCACGGCGGTCGTGGGGCTCGGCGTTGCCGGCCGCAACGCGCAGGAAGTGAGCAGTGAGCAGTGAGCGAGGCGAACGCTGCATCGGGTTCGCCGGGACTCGCCTGCGGCGTACTCTGCGAGGCATGGCTGCCGTGTTCGATCGGACCTTGCGATTCGAGTGCTGGCGGTAGTCGGTACGCAGCTGAGGAATGACGATGTCGCTGAAGATCTATAACACGATGTCCCAACAGAAGGAGTTGTTTGTGCCGGTTCGGCCGGGCAAGGTGGGCATCTACCTGTGTGGACCAACGGTTTACAAACCCAGCCACATCGGGCACGCGGTCGGTCCGATCATTTTCGACACGGTCAAGCGTTACCTCAGCTACAAGGGCTTTGGCGTCGTCTGGATCGTGAACATCACCGATGTGGACGACAAGCTCATCGAGGAGGCCAAGGCCGAGGGTTGCACTGTTCCCGAACTGGCGGCCCGAGTCACGAGCAGTTATCTCAAGGCCCTAGAACAGCTTGGGGTGCACGGCATTGACCAGATGCCCAAGGCGAGCGAGCACATCGGTGAAATCGTAGCCATGTGCCAGAAGCTGATCGAGAAGAAGGCCGCGTACGTATCCGGCGGGGATGTCTACTTCGATGTGACCGCGGATTCCGACTATGGCAAGCTCTCGCACCGCAAGGGTGAGGAGCAAGTCGCCGGCTCGCGCGAGCTGGCCGGCGGAGAGAAGCGTAATCCCGGTGACTTTGCCCTGTGGAAGGCTGCCAAGCCTGGCGAACCGGCCGAGGTCCAGTACGATTCGCCGTGGGGCAAGGGCCGGCCCGGCTGGCACATCGAGTGCTCGGCCATGAGTGGCAAGTATCTGGGCGAGACGTTCGATATCCACGGCGGCGGGATGGACCTCATCTTTCCCCACCACGAGAACGAGATTGCCCAATCGGAGACCTGCCATGAGGCTCCGTTCGCCAAGTACTGGATGCACAACAATCTGACTCGTTTCAAGACCAAGAAGATCAGCAAGTCGGACCCCGAGATGCAGAAGAAGATGGCCGACCTGACGCTGGGCAGCCTGCTGAGCAGGTACCCGGCCGAACTGCTCCGCTTCGTGGTCTTGAGCACTCACTATCGTCGGCCGATCGAGTTCTCCGATGAAGAGCTGGAGGCCAAGCAGAAAGGGCTGGAGGCGTTCTACCGGCTATTCGAGCGGATCCAGCGCGTCAGCGGCCACAGTCCGTACGAAAGCGGACCCGACCTCGCACAGGTCCACAGCGCGGTTGAGAACGACGTCGAGAAGGACTTCGTTTTCGGCGGACTCGACTATCAGAACCGGTTCCTGGAGGCGATGGACGACGACTTCAACACCGGCGCCGCGGTCGGCATCCTGTTCGAAATGGTCACGGCCATCAACCGGTTCATGGACGATCACCGGATGGAGACGGCCGACAACACCAAGCTGGCCTCCCTGGCCGCCGCGGCGACCCAGACGCTTCGCGGCCTGTGCAAGCTGCTCGGCCTGTTCGAGCGGTCTCCGGCCAAGCCGGACACGGGCGGCAAGCTGGTCGAGGAGCTCATGCAGGTCCTCATTGCGGTACGAGCCGAGGCCCGCAAGAGCAAGCAGTATGCCCTGTCCGACATGGTTCGTGACCAGTTGGCCGCGGTCGGAATCCGGCTTGAGGATCGGCCGGACGGTACGAGCTGGAGGCAGGGGAACTGAGAAAGCCGAAAGGGGCAGAAGCCATCCGCTGTCAGCGATCAGCTTTCAGTTGGAGGAGGAAGGGGCGCCCTTCTGATCCACCCTTGGCGAGGGGGGGAAGGGCCGGGGGCAAGCCGAGGCTCCGAAGGTCTGGAATGGCGACAGGGTGCGTTGAGAGACGGTGAAGATGGCCAGGAATGTCCATATTGTGTGCGGGTTGGATCCCGGGCTTCGGATCACAGGATATGGTGTCCTCCGCGTGGATGACGGCGAGGACACTGTTCAGGTCGTGGACGCCGGGGTGATACGCTGCTCGACGCACGAATCGCTGGCTTTGCGGCTGGCGGAGCTAGCAGCCGGCGTGGACGAGGTTCTGGACGAGCACGACGTTGATACCGTGGCCGTCGAACAGATTTACTCGCACTATCAGCGGCCGCGGACGGCGATTCTCATGGCCCATGCTCGCGGAGTGTTGCTGCTCGAGGCTGCCCGGCGAGAATGCCGTATTCTGCACCTGCCGTCGACGACGGTGAAGCGGCATCTGACCGGTAGTGGGCGGGCGAGCAAGGAACAGATGCAGGCGGCGGTCGCGAATACACTGTCGCTTAGTGCCCGGCCGGAGCCGCCGGATGTGGCCGACGCTCTGGCTGTTGCCCTGTGTGCCGTCGGCGTGATGCAGCACCCGGCCCGGATCGCACCGGTCAACGACGATCTGCTCACTCAGTAGGACTTCCCCATGATCGTTCGCATCACCGGCGTTGTTTTGGAGGCTCGCGAGGACAGTTGCGTGCTTGACCGCGACGGGATCGGCTACGAAATCCTGCTGAGTGGTCACACGGCCGGTGAGTTGCTGGCCGCCAAGGGGCAGGAAGTCACGCTGCTGACGCTGGAGTACTACGAAGGCAGCAGCGTCGGGGGCAACCTGATTCCGCGGATGATCGGCTTCCTGCGTGAGGAGGAGCGGGCGTTTTTCGGTCAGTTCATCAAGGTCAAGGGGATGGGCATGCGTCGGGCGATCAAGGCCCTGGACATGCCACCGGGGCGCATTGCGGCGGCGATCGAGGCGGCCGACGCCAATACGCTGGCCAAGTTGCCCGGGGTGGGGAAGCGTGTCGCCCAGCAGATCATCGCCGAACTGAAGGGCAAGGTGGGCGAGTTCGCGCTAGGCAGTGCTCCGGAGGGCGGGGCCGGTGCTCCCGCGGTCGAAACGTGGACGCCTGAGATGCGCGACGCTCTCCAGGTACTGGTTGCGCTTGGGGAACGGCATGCGGATGCCCAGCGGTGGCTGGAACGGGCCCGGCAACTGCATCCTGAGACGGCCGGCTGTGATGAGTGGATCCGGCGGGCTTACCAAGTGCGAAGTACGACGGCGGGATGAGCCCCGCGTTGCTTTGTCGCAACGCCGGGGAATTGAGAAGGAGCCGGCAGTCTTTGCATGTGTCCGTCCTGCCGGCTATCATCCGGCCCGTGGCACGCGAACGGATCATATCGCAGCAATCGATCGGATGCGACGAGGATGCGTTCAACTTGTCCCTGCGTCCGCAGCGGCTCGACGAGGTCATCGGGCAGCGGGCGTTGATTGAGCAGCTTCGCATCGCTCTGGAGGCGTCCAAGGCCCGAAGTGAGCCGATGGATCACGTTCTGCTGGCCGGTCCGCCGGGCTTGGGCAAGACCACGTTCGCCCATGTCATCGCCAATGAACTCGGGGCCACCATCCGCATCACCAGCGGGCCGGCGATCAGCAAGCCGGGCGACCTGATGCACTGGCTGACCGAGATGAAACGCGGCGACGTGCTGTTCATCGACGAGATTCACCGGCTCAGCAAGCCCGTCGAGGAGTTCCTTTACTCGGCGATGGAGGATTTCCGAGTCGATTTCACCATCGACAGCGGGATCAGTGGCCGGACGGTTAACATCCCGCTGAAGCCGTTCACACTGATCGGGGCCACGACCCGGTCGGGGCTGCTGACCGGGGCGCTTCGTGACCGGTTCGGGATGCTGTTCCACTTCGACTTCTACCAGAAGGAGGATCTGGCCGAGATTCTGGCCCGGTCGGCGGGCAAGCTGAGGGTGCCGGCCGAGGCGGCGGCTCTGGCGACGATTGCCGGGCGTTCGCGAGGCACGCCGCGGGTGGCGAATCGGTTGCTCAAGCGGACCCGCGACTTTGCCCAGGTTCGGGCTGAGGGTCGGCTTACGCCGGGGGTTGTGGACAAGGCCCTCGATCTGCAGGGCATCGACAAGCTCGGACTGGACGATCTGGACCGGGCGTTCCTCAGCACGCTGATCCAGGTCTACCGGGGTGGACCGGCCGGCATTGAGGCCCTGGCGGCGACGCTCGGCCAGGAGCGAGATACGCTTGAGGACGTGGTCGAGCCGTATCTGCTGCAGATCGGGTTCGTGATCCGGACGAAGCAGGGGCGGGTGGCCACCCAGGCCGGTTACGGGCACCTCGGTACACCGTACGCCGCCCCTGGGCAGCCGGTCTCCGAGGCCCAGGGCCAGCTCTTCGACGAGTCTTGACAATCCCGGCCGCGGGCCTTCTAATAGCTGTGTTTGGCCCATCGAGCGGATGTGGCGGAATTGGCAGACGCGCAAGGTTCAGGTCCTTGTGATCGCAAGATCGTGGAGGTTCGACTCCTCTCATCCGCAGTTTCCCCCGGTGACATGAGCTTCTGCGCATTCCTCCGAAGTACCTCTCTCAAACAGAGCTACGACCCCGGGGGTGGGTCGCCGGCGGCGCGGTGACGGATGCCCTCAGGGTCATCGACCAGGAAGTTGCCCGCCGTGGTGTTCACCAGCGACAGGCTCAGCGTGTGTAGAACTCTATAACTCTCGCGTAGTCCACCTCAAAGGGCAGACGAACGTCTTCGGGGTTCGGAAGGCGGGTCACCTGAGCCTCGCCCTTGGCGGTGTCGACGGCCAGCCAGCTAGGCACGACCGCGTCGGCGCACATCTCGGCACAACCCTTGATGAAGGCTTTGCTCTTGTCTTTCACGTTGATCATGTCGCCGGCGCTGACGCCCAGGCCGGGACGGTCGACCTTCTTGCCGTTGACCAGGAAATGCCCGTGGGACACGAGTTGGCGAGCCTGCCAGATGGTTCGGGCCCACCCACAACGCCGGATGACGTTGTCCAACCGGGATTCGAGCAGCTGCTGGAGAGCCTCCTGGGTATTGCCCTTTGACTTGCCGGCCTGCTCGAGATAGCGGTGAAGCTGTGTGTTGCGGATGTTGTAGTAGAATGCGAGCTTCTGCTTCTCCGCGAGCTGACGGCCGTACAGCGTGCGTCGCACCGGGCGGAAGCCGTGCTGGCCTGGCCGGGTGGTGCGTTTCAGATTGATGTGCTTGGGAGTTTCCGCAATCGGCACGCCGAGGCTTCGGCTCAGGCGAACTTTCGGCCCGCAGTAGTTACCCATGTGTAAGGACGCTCCTGTTCTTCCAACAAAACCGCCAACTGAATCCGAGGCACACCCGCGGGACGCCGTCCCCTGAGGCCGGTCACAAGGGTTGCCGCTTCCCGCGCGCTCCTTCGTCGCAGGATCCCCGGTCCCTGGGACCGGTGAAGACTTATTAGCGTACCGGGCGAAGTCGGCTGGGTCAAGGTAGTTTGGCGGCGGCCTGGCAGCGAGGGGTGCGAACGCTGTCAGCGGCGACTGCCCGATCATCTTCCAGCGAGGCTTATCGCGTCATAAATCATTGGCTTTCAAGATCTTAAAGACGGACAAAGCTGGTTCCGCCGGGTCGTTCCTGCTCGCGGGGCTGGGCTGTTCTCGGAACACCAGGTCCGCATGCAGCCGGCCGTATCTGTTCGGGACCACGTGCCCCGCTGGCGCTCCGGGTACAATGCCCGCGGTGATGACCGGGCGGTCCGGTCGTGGATCAGGAGAGTGGGCGATGAACGAGGGCGAGTTGAAGGGGCGACTGGAGCTGGCGGTGGAAGCCGGGCGGATGGCTGGGGAACACACGCTTAAGTACTTCCATCGTCCGGACCTCGAGGTGGAGCGCAAGCGCGACGGCACGCCGGTCACGGTAGCCGACCGTGAGGCCGAGGGACTGCTTCGCGAGCGGATCGCCTCGGCGTTTCCGCGGGATGCCATCGTCGGCGAGGAGATGGCCGACCGGCCGGGGGTTTCCGGCTATCGTTGGATTCTCGATCCGATCGACGGCACGAAGTCGTTCATTCACGGTGTTCCGCTCTACGGGACGCTGGTGGGAGTGGAGCACGAGCGTCGCTGCGTGATCGGTGTGATTGTGCTGCCCGGGCTGGACGAATACGTTTACGGCGCCTGGGGTCTGGGCGCCTGGCACGGGCGGGGTGAGCAGTCTCCGGTTCGTGCCCGCGTTTCCTCGGTCAACCGCATGTCGGAGGCGTTGTTCTGCACGACCGGGGTAAGCGGTTTCGTGAAGGAGAATCGCTACGACGTTTACGAGGCTCTTCGTCGTCGCTGCCAGCTGACTCGCGGCTGGGGTGACTGCTATGGGTATGTGCTGGTGGCGACCGGGCGGGCGGAGATCATGATCGACCCGGAGTTGAGTCTCTGGGACATGGCTGCCTTACCTGCCATCCTGGAGGAAGCCGGGGGGACGTTCACCGACTGGCAAGGCACACCCACCATCTACGGCAAGCAGGGTGTCGCGACCAACGGGCAACTGCTTTCGGAAGTACTGGCGATCACCGGAGCGAAGTAGGTACCGGACCCGGAACCGCGAGCCGTTCCGGTCCCCGGGGCGCGGACCCGAGGCCTGGTTCGCCGGTCACCGCGTGCTGGCGGGCGTGCTCGCCCCGTGGAATGGTGCGACGGGCTGACTGGTCCTTACAGGCTCCTCGACGCTGCTTCCTTCAGCATCTTGGCACCTCCCAGGAGCATCTCCTCGGTCTTTTCCCACCCAAGGCACTCGTCGGTGATGGAGACGCCATACCGGAGCTTGGTCGGATCGTCGATGAATGGCTGGCTACCCTCGCAGAGATTGCTCTCGACCAGCAGGCCGATGAGCGAGGGGTTGCCGGTGATCTGCTGCTCGAGGACGCTGCGCCAGACCAGCTCCTGGTTCTGGAATTTCTTGTTGGAGTTAGCGTGGCTGCAGTCGACCATGACCACGGCGGGGAGGCAGGCTTTGCGCAGCCGGGCGGTGGCGTCGGCCACGTTCTTGGGGTCGTAGTTCGGCCCGTTGCGGCCGCCACGGAGAATCATGTGCCCCCAGCGGTTGCCACGGGTCTTGATGATCGCGGTGCGTCCGTCGTCGTCGATCCCCAGAAAGCTGTGGGCGTGCCGGGCAGACTGCATTGCGTCGATGGCGACCTGGAGATTTCCCTCGGTGCTGTTCTTGTAGCCGACGGGCATGGACAGCCCGCTGGCCATTTGGCGATGGGTCTGTGATTCGGTGGTCCGGGCGCCCAGCGAGGCCCAGCTGATCAGGTCGGCGATATACTGTGGAGTGATCGGGTCGAGCATCTCGGTGGCCGTTGGCAGGCCCATCTCGGTGATGGCCAGCAGGAGGCGGCGTGCCTTCCTCAGACCCGTCTCCATCGCGAATGATCCGTCCAGGAGAGGGTCGTTGATCAAGCCCTTCCAACCGATGGTGGTCCGCGGTTTCTCGAAGTAGACGCGCATGACCACGAAGAACTGCTCGGACACCTTCCGACTCAGCTCGCAGAGGCGACCGGCATATTCGAGAGCCGCCTTCTCGTCATGGATGGAACAAGGACCGATGACCACCAGCAACCGGCGATCGAAGCCGCCGAGAATCTGCCGGATCATGTCGCGGCTCTCGACCACCGTGCGGTTGGCCGGTAAGGTCATGGGAAGCTCGGTTTTCAGTTCCCGAGGGCAGACCAGGGGGATCGTATGGGTGACGTTGAGGTTCTCGGTCCGCTGCCGCACTGCCCAGCCAGAGACGGGAGCCGTCTCCTCCTCCCGGGGTTTCGACGCTCCCCAGCCTGGGCTGCTGTGTCTGGCTGCCTTGCTCATGGGTCAGTTTTGACTCTCAATGTCGGCGCAGACCTCGCTCGGCCTGTTGTCATCTTCGCCACCGAGGTCGAAGAGAATGTCGGCCGACAGGCACAGATCACTCCCCGGTTCCCCGGACGAAAACCGTCCGGTATGGCGATCGCGGGGTGCATGGCATCTAGTATATCGGCTGGCGGCGTTCCGGGCAACGAGCGTGAGGGCTGGTGACGTGGTCATTGTGGGGCCGCGAGAGGTTCGGTTACCGGAACGAGGAAAGTACCTCGCGGACCCAGCATCACACATCCGCGGGAGATGAGGAAAAGGTACTCACAGCGGCCCCATTGGAGTCCCTGGAGCACGGCTGTGGCTTTCGCTCACGTTTCGGCGGGTGACGGCTCTCTCGAGTCGGCCAGTTTCAGCAATCGCTCGACCAAGAGAGCGAGTTCGTCCATGCGAAACGGCTTGCGGACAAGCACGGTTCTCTCGTCGGCGCGTAATTCGGTGGCATCGTCGAGAGTACCGGTGGTGATGACAATCGGAATGGTTGCCCCCTGCCCGCGAAGTACTCGGGAACAATCGATGCCGCTTCGGCCAGGCATCTCGTTGTCTGTAATCACCATTCGGATGCGCTCCTGGTCCGCTTGCCACTGGTCCAGCAGAGCGGATCCATCCGCCACTGATATGACCTCGTACCCCAGCTGATGGAGCACGCTCGAGAAGGTGTCCCGCACAAAGGGGTCGTCCTCCGCCACCAGGATCACTTCACCGCTGCCACGCGCGGTAGGGGGTGCCGGGCCCGCGAGCTGCTTCGGTTCGGGAGCCTCGATGCGAGGGAACCAGAGCTTGAAGACTGCTCCCCGCCCGACCTCCGATTGAACCTCGATGGCGCCGCTGTGGTTTTCCACGATTCCATGGACGATCGAGAGTCCCAACCCGGTGCCCTGCCCTCGGGGCTTGGTGGAGAAGAACGGCTCGAACAGTCGTGGCAGGATCTCTTCGGGTATGCCCGTGCCCGTATCGGCCACGACCAGGCAGGCGCGGGGCGGCTGCACCGTGGTCCCGGGTGATCCCGGAGCTGGCGGAGGCTCGTCGGACAAGGCCGAGAGCTGAAGCGTGCCGCCGCCGGGCATGGCGTCTCGAGCGTTGATTGCGAGGTTCAGGATGATCTGCTGGATTTGCGTGGAGTCGGCGTCGATCCACAGCGGTTCCGGCTGGGTATCGATCAGAACCTGAATACCTGAAGGCAAGAGACGATGGAGCATCTTGCAGGATGACTTGATGACCTCCTGCAGGCAGACCTTCTTCCTGTCACATGGCAACCTGCGAGCGAAGGCGAGCAGTGATCGCGTGACGTTCACGGCCTGTTCGGCGGCATCCTGGATCACCGCGGCAGCATCGCGCACGACCGGCTGATCGGGCAGGCGATCGAGGACGATGTCGATATTGCCCAGAATCACCGTAAGCAGATTGCTGAAATCGTGAGCGATGCCGCCGGCCAGTTGGCCCACGGCCTCCATCTTCTGGGCCTGGTGGAGCATCTCCTGGAGGGAGGTCCGCTCCTGTTCAACTCGAATCCGGTCGGCGATCTCGCGACGGAGCCGCTCGTTGGCGGCGGCCAGCTCGGCGGTCCTGGCCGCCACTTTTTCCTCGAGTCCTTCGTTTGCCTGCTTCAGCTCGCGTCTCAACCGGCTCAGGGCCACATGGGTTGAGACCCGGGCGAGCACTTCCTCCGCTTCGAAGGGTTTGGTCACATAGTCAACGCCGCCTGCGGCGAACGCCTCGATCTTGTCGAATGACTCCTTGGCCGCGCTGAGGAAGACCACCGGGATGTCGGCGGTTGCGGGGTCGGCCTTCAGCCGACGACACACCTCGTAGCCGTCCAGCCCTGGCATGCGAATATCCAGCAGGATGAGATCGGGCGGCTCCGCCGTGGCGGAAGCGAGGGCTCGCGCGCCGTCCGTGGCCGAGCGCACCTCATAGCCCCGTACGTCCAGAAGTCCGTTGAGCAGCCGGACGTTGTCGACCATGTCATCGACGACCAGGATACTCGCGGGCATAGCTCACGCTCCGCCACGTCCCCGACGACCGTGGAGTCTCGAATCACCTTCCTATCTGACGACCGGCGTTTTCAAGCCCCTTCCACGCGGGGGCAGGTCGCGGAAATGATCGCCTCGAAATCGTACTCGTCCGCCATCCGCAAGAGCTTGCGAGCGAGTTCGCCGTGCTCCGCTTCCAGAGCCGAGGCTACCTGCCTGAGCCGCTTGGTGCTACCGAGCACGGCCGCCCGGTGAAGATCGGCTTTTTTCTCGGCCGAGAGAATCGTCAAATCCAAAGCTGTCAATCGAGTGAGACCTAGCCCGTCTGCCTTCTTCTCGTCATAGTTGTACCGTACCCCCAGGTATTTGGCAATTTGATCGAAAATCTGGTTCTCCTGGAACGGTTTGCGGATCAGATCGTCGCACCCGACTGCGAGGAGTCTATCCCTATCGGACTCAAAGGCGCTCGCGGTCAAGGCAATCACCACCGGTCGTTCCGTCGGGGGACGGGCCCTGATCTGGCGGGT
This window of the Phycisphaerae bacterium genome carries:
- a CDS encoding response regulator, translating into MPASILVVDDMVDNVRLLNGLLDVRGYEVRSATDGARALASATAEPPDLILLDIRMPGLDGYEVCRRLKADPATADIPVVFLSAAKESFDKIEAFAAGGVDYVTKPFEAEEVLARVSTHVALSRLRRELKQANEGLEEKVAARTAELAAANERLRREIADRIRVEQERTSLQEMLHQAQKMEAVGQLAGGIAHDFSNLLTVILGNIDIVLDRLPDQPVVRDAAAVIQDAAEQAVNVTRSLLAFARRLPCDRKKVCLQEVIKSSCKMLHRLLPSGIQVLIDTQPEPLWIDADSTQIQQIILNLAINARDAMPGGGTLQLSALSDEPPPAPGSPGTTVQPPRACLVVADTGTGIPEEILPRLFEPFFSTKPRGQGTGLGLSIVHGIVENHSGAIEVQSEVGRGAVFKLWFPRIEAPEPKQLAGPAPPTARGSGEVILVAEDDPFVRDTFSSVLHQLGYEVISVADGSALLDQWQADQERIRMVITDNEMPGRSGIDCSRVLRGQGATIPIVITTGTLDDATELRADERTVLVRKPFRMDELALLVERLLKLADSREPSPAET
- a CDS encoding 3-deoxy-7-phosphoheptulonate synthase is translated as MSKAARHSSPGWGASKPREEETAPVSGWAVRQRTENLNVTHTIPLVCPRELKTELPMTLPANRTVVESRDMIRQILGGFDRRLLVVIGPCSIHDEKAALEYAGRLCELSRKVSEQFFVVMRVYFEKPRTTIGWKGLINDPLLDGSFAMETGLRKARRLLLAITEMGLPTATEMLDPITPQYIADLISWASLGARTTESQTHRQMASGLSMPVGYKNSTEGNLQVAIDAMQSARHAHSFLGIDDDGRTAIIKTRGNRWGHMILRGGRNGPNYDPKNVADATARLRKACLPAVVMVDCSHANSNKKFQNQELVWRSVLEQQITGNPSLIGLLVESNLCEGSQPFIDDPTKLRYGVSITDECLGWEKTEEMLLGGAKMLKEAASRSL